The Pelagibacterium halotolerans B2 nucleotide sequence GGACGCCGGATTTGGCCACGCGGTGCCGCGCGGCACGCGTCCGGCGATCGTGGTGGTCGATTTCACCTATGGGTTCACCGACACGCGCTATGCGACAGCCTCCGACGCGGCAAGCCAGATGGCGGCCACGCGGCGGTTGACCGATCTGGCCCGGTCCAGGGGGTTCCCGGTAATCTATACAACGATCGCCTACCATAGGGGCGAGATCGATGCTCTTGCGTGGCTGAAAAAGGCACGTGGCATGGTGGCCTTGGTCGAGGGGACACGGCTTGTCGAAATCGATGCGGCGACCGGCATTCAGCCTGGCGATGCCATCGTCACCAAGAAAGGCGCGTCGGCATTTTTCGGCACCGCGCTGGCGGCCATGTTGACGGGAATGCAGGTCGATACGCTTGTGATCGCCGGCGCAACCACCTCGGGTTGCGTGCGGGCGAGCGTGGTCGATGCAGTGCAATCGGGCTTCAATACGCTGGTGCCGGCCGATTGCTGCGCGGATCGGGCCGAACCACCCCACGCCGCAGCGCTCTATGACATGGGCCAGAAATACGCCGACGTCACCGA carries:
- a CDS encoding isochorismatase family protein, with translation MSQAEIYRDAGFGHAVPRGTRPAIVVVDFTYGFTDTRYATASDAASQMAATRRLTDLARSRGFPVIYTTIAYHRGEIDALAWLKKARGMVALVEGTRLVEIDAATGIQPGDAIVTKKGASAFFGTALAAMLTGMQVDTLVIAGATTSGCVRASVVDAVQSGFNTLVPADCCADRAEPPHAAALYDMGQKYADVTDSMEIGAWLASV